Part of the bacterium genome, AAGACAGCATAAACAACATAGATGATGAATGTCCAACTAATGACAAGGAATAATATCGCCTCATGGGGAAGCTTAAGCTTTCTGTAAAAGTAATAGGAAATCGCAACCCCTCCCAAGACGGGGAAAGCCTGATTTCCCACTACCCCCAAAATGGCAATTCTCAATGTATCCTTTAGGCGAAGGGTATACCCTCCCATCCTCAGCACAATTAGAGATAGCCAGCCATCGCCGAAATAATAAAGAGATTGAGCAACCAGAAGCAACGGTAAAAGTTCTAAGTTCGCTCGCTGGAATACTATGGGTATTTCCCGATATGACTCCCCTATCTTTGGTAAAATAACCCAAATAGCTATGGCTAATAAGATAAGGGCAAAGATATAGCGCCAATATCTCATCTTTTGTCAACTGGCTGAAGCTGGAAGTTGACTTCTTTCTGATAATCGGGAGGTGAAAGGGTTATTTCCTTTGTCTGCTCCTGATAGCCTTTACTGGATGCCTTAACCACATAAGTTTTCTGGGCTACAGGAACCCAGAGATAGTATTTCCCATTTTTATCGGTTGTCTTAGTGTCCAAAATGTCATTTGGATTGTCTTTATAGGAGGCAGAAACCGTAGCGCCCAC contains:
- a CDS encoding carboxypeptidase regulatory-like domain-containing protein, whose amino-acid sequence is MRYFCYLGLLMLLLYLSGCGGGGGGLTPPTDNNPPPPPYNIYGTVTDTRGIAIVGATVSASYKDNPNDILDTKTTDKNGKYYLWVPVAQKTYVVKASSKGYQEQTKEITLSPPDYQKEVNFQLQPVDKR